In Populus alba chromosome 1, ASM523922v2, whole genome shotgun sequence, a single window of DNA contains:
- the LOC118055586 gene encoding LOW QUALITY PROTEIN: probable protein phosphatase 2C 26 (The sequence of the model RefSeq protein was modified relative to this genomic sequence to represent the inferred CDS: deleted 3 bases in 2 codons): protein MAMVTVFRASISRSLPTSFPNLLSSSSNRNSIPKKHRLLCHAASSQTKINRSEVSFCIGTHLIPHPKKVERGGEDAFFVSDYNGGVIAVADGVSGWAEQNVDPSLFPRELMANASCLVGDEEVNYDPQILIEKAHAATSAVGSATVIVAMLETNGTLKIANVGDCGLRAIRGDRIIFSTSPQEHYFDCPYQLSSENGGQTYLDAVVSRVEVMEGDTIVMGSDGLFDNVFDHEIVSTVAGHSDVAAAAKALANLASIHSTNSEFESPYSLEARSKGFDVPFWKKVLGMKLTGGKLDDVTVIVGQVVRSQHISLLAEDQAVEAHTEQENKLES, encoded by the exons ATGGCGATGGTTACCGTTTTCAGGGCTTCGATTTCTCGGTCTCTCCCAACCTCTTTTCCTAATCTATTATCATCGTCATCGAACAGAAACTCAATTCCTAAGAAACACAGGTTACTGTGTCATGCAGCTTCAtcacaaaccaaaataaatcg GTCAGAGGTATCCTTTTGCATTGGAACTCACTTGATTCCACATCCTAAAAAG GTCGAAAGAGGTGGGGAAGATGCATTCTTTGTCAGCGACTACAATGGGGGCGTTATTGCTGTTGCTGACGGTGTCTCTGG TTGGGCTGAACAGAATGTCGATCCTTCGTTATTCCCACGGGAATTGATGGCCAATGCTTCATGTCTCGTGGGGGATGAGGAG GTTAACTATGATCCCCAAATTCTCATA GAAAAAGCACATGCTGCCACTTCTGCTGTCGGTTCAGCTACTGT AATTGTTGCCATGTTGGAGACGAATGGAACACTAAAGATTGCTAATGTTGGGGATTGTGGACTGAGAGCTATCCGTGGAG ACCGAATAATTTTTTCCACATCTCCACAagaacattattttgattgtccCTACCAGCTGAGCTCGGAAAATGGT GGCCAAACATACCTTGATGCGGTG GTCAGCAGGGTGGAAGTAATGGAAGGAGACACCATTGTGATGGGCTCAGATGGGCTTTTTGACAACGTTTTTGATCATGAGATTGTTTCGACAGTTGCTGGACATAGTGATGTTGCTGCGGCTG CAAAGGCATTAGCTAACCTAGCGAGCATTCATTCTACGAATTCAGAATTTGAATCCCCCTATTCATTGGAAGCCAGATCAAAG GGCTTTGATGTTCCTTTCTGGAAGAAAGTTCTTGGCATGAAGCTTACTG GTGGGAAACTTGATGATGTCACTGTGATTGTTGGTCAGGTTGTGAGGTCACAACATATCTCCCTGTTGGCTGAGGATCAGGCAGTTGAAGCTCATacagaacaagaaaataaactcgaatcatag